In the genome of Chryseobacterium arthrosphaerae, one region contains:
- a CDS encoding SDR family NAD(P)-dependent oxidoreductase: METKKVWFVTGASKGLGFELVKKLLSEGFQVAATSRTVESLISSIGETSENFLPLGANITDNNDIKSAIDKTVEHFGKIDVVVNNAGYGQIGTLEELTDEEARENYAVNVFGTLNVIRNAMPYLREQRSGNIFNISSVGGYSANFPGWGIYCSTKFAVAGFTEALAEEVKDFGIHATVVYPGYFRTDFLQKDSVKTPSNPIQAYEAARNSEQAHLNEINGNQPNDPVKAADVLIQISKEKNPPVHLLLGVGTIEFLNNKIDILKKDAEKWESLTVSTAI, translated from the coding sequence ATGGAAACAAAAAAAGTATGGTTCGTGACAGGAGCTTCAAAAGGCTTAGGATTCGAATTGGTGAAAAAATTATTATCCGAAGGATTTCAGGTGGCTGCCACCAGCCGTACCGTTGAGTCCCTCATTTCTTCTATTGGAGAAACTTCAGAAAATTTCCTTCCGCTTGGTGCCAACATTACAGATAACAATGATATCAAATCTGCGATTGACAAAACCGTGGAACATTTTGGAAAAATTGATGTGGTTGTCAACAATGCCGGTTATGGACAGATCGGAACACTGGAGGAACTTACCGATGAAGAAGCAAGGGAAAATTATGCGGTGAATGTTTTCGGAACCTTAAATGTGATCAGAAATGCCATGCCTTATCTGCGTGAGCAAAGATCAGGAAACATCTTCAATATCTCTTCTGTCGGTGGATATTCTGCTAATTTTCCGGGTTGGGGAATTTACTGCTCAACAAAATTTGCCGTTGCCGGATTTACGGAAGCATTGGCCGAAGAAGTAAAGGATTTCGGAATTCATGCCACAGTTGTTTATCCTGGATATTTCCGTACAGATTTCTTACAAAAAGATTCTGTGAAAACGCCTTCAAATCCTATTCAGGCCTATGAAGCCGCAAGGAATTCTGAGCAGGCTCACCTTAATGAAATCAATGGGAATCAGCCTAATGATCCGGTGAAAGCTGCTGATGTCCTGATCCAGATCAGCAAAGAGAAAAATCCTCCTGTTCATTTATTATTGGGGGTAGGAACGATCGAATTTCTCAACAATAAAATTGATATTTTAAAGAAAGATGCTGAAAAATGGGAAAGCCTCACCGTTTCAACAGCGATCTGA
- a CDS encoding helix-turn-helix domain-containing protein: MHQETLLKEIRRKIGERSLNDEIANILNISYDAAHRRTSLKARFSFEEALELAKYYQISLDQFLGTENQLVVKRTQPVKTTEDLLNYFENSLKILNVFQDITHSKVFYSAKDIPFFYTISDSILSRFKFYVWMNLLNQDKFLSPFHDFKMEYHSVKNEMLKDLYDKQNVTEIWNDTTIMSALRQISFYYEMGLVRKNDTDLILDDLRKLLEGLESKTLEKTNFQIYVNDLVILNNSILFKNDQQCSFFVPFSMFGYMMTNDKLTCEDSLSYFEHQIKNSRSLNESGNRERKVFFNKMYEQIERLKQHLS; encoded by the coding sequence ATGCACCAGGAAACTTTACTGAAGGAAATCCGGAGAAAAATCGGTGAAAGGTCCTTAAATGATGAGATCGCCAACATCCTTAATATCAGTTATGATGCAGCCCACAGAAGAACTTCCCTGAAAGCCAGATTCAGCTTTGAAGAAGCTCTGGAACTGGCAAAATATTATCAGATTTCGCTGGATCAGTTTCTCGGAACAGAAAATCAGCTGGTTGTGAAAAGAACGCAGCCTGTAAAAACCACTGAAGATCTTTTAAATTATTTTGAAAACTCATTAAAGATTTTAAATGTTTTCCAGGACATTACGCATTCTAAAGTATTTTATTCTGCGAAAGACATTCCTTTTTTCTATACCATTTCAGATTCAATCCTCTCCCGTTTTAAATTTTACGTCTGGATGAATTTACTGAATCAGGATAAGTTTCTGAGCCCGTTCCATGATTTTAAAATGGAATATCATTCTGTAAAAAATGAAATGCTGAAAGACCTGTACGACAAGCAGAATGTAACGGAAATATGGAATGACACCACCATCATGAGCGCTCTGAGACAGATTTCTTTTTATTATGAAATGGGACTGGTCAGGAAAAATGATACAGATCTGATCCTTGATGACCTGAGAAAATTACTGGAAGGGCTGGAAAGCAAAACCCTGGAAAAAACTAATTTTCAGATCTATGTGAATGATCTGGTCATTTTAAACAATAGTATTTTATTTAAAAATGATCAGCAGTGCTCCTTTTTTGTTCCTTTCAGCATGTTCGGGTATATGATGACCAATGATAAACTGACGTGTGAAGATTCCCTGAGCTATTTTGAACATCAGATCAAAAACTCAAGATCGCTGAACGAATCCGGAAACAGGGAAAGGAAAGTGTTTTTTAATAAAATGTATGAACAGATTGAACGTTTAAAACAGCATTTATCATGA
- a CDS encoding AraC family transcriptional regulator codes for MNKVDDHPLEKMTYQEMEERVYNSGIGDAGSKKIAEYYLKKAKSEKNNTRIAEAYVMLHFDKPLPVALQYLDSLQSITKNSEEDYYPARTYLLRGNLYYRSDNPQAALNNYILGLKYAKEKKNKRQIAMANISIAYLNNYIGKHAETAKTLRYYAYNADYMNPEERQLLKLNLADTYIEINKMDSAYILIQEGLKTSEKNKNHYGRYQNMGLLGYYYVKQKKYNDAIHNLAPCENFFFKTKEYSKRAQNYTLLNLGRSYAGLQDKEKAIGYFSKLDSLVQKTGSVFPELKEVYTYLIRYYKENNDKEKQLYYVERFLEADHVLDTQFRYISREVPRRYDALNLQQEKESIIAELQSRKNLFYIVLSCLLISHLLFINVYFKYKRTEKKYKKIAQDLIQSVNEDKVAREDELRHESVSQDLPVENTGDKPAKIISEDVVQTILKELEIFESKEQFLNKGITLGSLAKKIKTNSRYLSEIINTYKGKNFATYLNDLRIDYAINRLVNDRKFRSYKLPFIAEELGYNNEQAFTLAFKKRTGTPLSVYLKEIENMKSI; via the coding sequence ATGAATAAAGTTGATGACCACCCTCTGGAGAAAATGACCTATCAGGAAATGGAGGAGAGGGTCTATAACTCCGGGATCGGTGATGCAGGAAGTAAAAAAATCGCAGAATATTACCTTAAAAAAGCCAAATCTGAGAAAAATAATACCCGGATTGCCGAAGCATATGTCATGCTGCACTTTGACAAACCTTTACCGGTAGCTTTACAATATCTTGACAGTTTACAATCCATTACAAAAAATTCTGAAGAAGATTATTATCCTGCCAGGACCTATCTGTTAAGAGGAAACCTTTATTACCGGTCAGACAATCCCCAGGCAGCTTTGAATAATTATATACTGGGTCTGAAATATGCCAAAGAGAAAAAGAATAAAAGGCAGATCGCTATGGCCAACATAAGTATCGCTTATCTGAATAATTATATTGGAAAACATGCCGAAACAGCAAAGACACTCAGGTATTACGCTTATAATGCGGACTATATGAATCCGGAAGAGCGTCAACTTCTTAAATTAAACCTGGCAGACACTTATATAGAGATCAATAAAATGGATTCTGCCTATATATTGATTCAGGAAGGGTTAAAGACCTCTGAAAAAAACAAAAATCATTATGGCCGTTATCAGAATATGGGATTGCTTGGGTACTATTATGTAAAACAGAAAAAATACAACGACGCTATTCACAACCTGGCTCCCTGCGAAAACTTTTTTTTCAAAACAAAGGAGTACAGCAAAAGAGCTCAGAATTATACACTTTTAAACTTAGGAAGATCCTATGCAGGTTTGCAGGATAAGGAGAAAGCAATAGGATATTTTTCCAAACTCGATTCTCTGGTTCAGAAAACGGGTTCTGTTTTTCCTGAGCTGAAGGAAGTCTATACTTATCTTATCCGTTATTATAAAGAAAATAATGACAAGGAAAAACAGCTGTATTATGTTGAACGGTTTTTAGAGGCAGATCATGTGCTGGATACTCAGTTCAGATATATCTCCAGGGAAGTGCCAAGGCGGTATGATGCTTTGAATCTGCAGCAGGAAAAAGAATCGATTATTGCCGAACTTCAAAGCAGGAAAAATCTTTTTTATATCGTTCTCAGTTGTCTGCTGATTTCTCATCTGCTTTTTATCAATGTATATTTTAAGTATAAAAGAACGGAAAAGAAATACAAAAAAATTGCGCAGGACTTAATTCAGTCTGTCAATGAAGATAAGGTGGCCCGGGAAGATGAATTACGACATGAATCAGTATCACAGGATCTCCCGGTAGAAAATACAGGAGACAAACCTGCTAAGATAATTTCTGAAGATGTCGTTCAGACCATTTTAAAAGAACTTGAAATCTTTGAAAGCAAAGAGCAGTTTTTAAATAAAGGAATTACACTGGGCAGTCTGGCAAAAAAAATCAAGACCAATTCCAGATACCTGTCGGAAATTATCAATACCTACAAAGGGAAAAATTTTGCCACTTATCTTAATGATCTCAGAATTGACTATGCCATCAACAGACTGGTCAATGACAGGAAATTCAGATCCTACAAGCTCCCTTTTATTGCCGAAGAATTAGGGTATAATAATGAACAGGCTTTCACTTTAGCGTTCAAAAAGAGAACCGGAACGCCCCTTTCCGTCTACCTGAAGGAAATTGAAAATATGAAATCAATTTAG
- a CDS encoding LA_2272 family surface repeat-containing protein has protein sequence MKARILLIAVLLSGSLVYASDTLRVDSLKPGFIAVSPSKNVRNINGVLFKYYDEEDHFKPKKVNGIGMGFSFLGIFLPPLLFFGLPSIGDWSLDDDYIIIPREKMNKINGLQLSLINMEPTVTNGLEVNVSSNISTYAVINGVSVSPFFNLHHEMKGVSVAPLANVGMKCRGIQIGLYNRCNDFRGIQIGMWNENGKRKLPLINWNFKRQMHKKAL, from the coding sequence ATGAAAGCACGAATCTTATTAATAGCAGTTCTTCTATCCGGTAGCCTGGTGTATGCATCAGACACATTAAGAGTTGATTCTTTAAAGCCTGGGTTTATTGCCGTTTCTCCTTCAAAGAATGTCAGAAATATCAACGGAGTTCTTTTTAAGTATTATGATGAAGAAGACCATTTTAAGCCTAAAAAAGTAAACGGGATAGGAATGGGGTTCAGTTTTCTGGGCATTTTTCTTCCGCCGTTGCTGTTTTTCGGATTACCATCTATTGGTGACTGGAGTCTTGATGATGATTACATTATTATTCCCAGAGAAAAAATGAATAAGATCAACGGATTGCAGTTGTCACTGATCAATATGGAGCCTACAGTAACGAATGGCCTGGAGGTCAATGTCTCCAGTAATATCAGCACGTATGCCGTAATCAACGGAGTTTCTGTTTCCCCCTTCTTTAATCTGCATCACGAGATGAAAGGCGTTTCTGTAGCGCCATTGGCCAATGTAGGTATGAAATGCCGGGGAATTCAGATCGGCTTGTACAACAGGTGCAATGATTTCAGAGGAATACAGATCGGAATGTGGAATGAGAACGGGAAAAGAAAATTACCGCTGATCAACTGGAACTTTAAAAGACAGATGCATAAAAAAGCATTATGA
- a CDS encoding fatty acid desaturase family protein encodes MKSKIKFKKAVSPFYSELREEVNILLTDDVIRKAGRLLILKFVSYSLAFLVLYANIFFNPYMENKGWAVILNYILLGLTGILLAFNCSHDCVHNTFSKYKKINRIIYYITFNLQGVNARLWKKRHIASHHVFPNVDGCDADIDDNIFIRLSASQVKRKMHSYQHLYATVLYCFYTLHWILIKDFIYVRKKELANLRNQSHSWMSVAEVVILKLAYFTYMLILPVILTDIPVLTILMAFLVMHLTISLFFVLTLIISHLSLETDFPKADENGYLPYDYYEHQLAVSLDYHPTSRLANWIFGGFNSHAAHHLFPGLPHTVYTIITPAIKKAAVRNNFPYHEKSIVNAVLSHYQYLRKLSK; translated from the coding sequence GTGAAATCCAAAATTAAATTCAAAAAAGCCGTTTCTCCCTTTTATTCGGAGTTGCGTGAAGAGGTAAATATATTACTGACTGATGACGTTATTAGAAAAGCCGGTAGATTATTGATCCTGAAGTTTGTATCCTATTCTCTTGCTTTCCTGGTTCTGTATGCCAATATTTTCTTTAATCCTTATATGGAAAATAAAGGTTGGGCCGTCATACTGAATTATATACTGCTGGGGCTTACAGGCATATTACTGGCATTTAATTGCTCCCATGACTGTGTACACAATACATTTTCAAAATATAAAAAAATTAACCGGATCATCTATTATATCACTTTCAACCTGCAGGGAGTGAATGCAAGGCTGTGGAAAAAGAGACATATTGCTTCTCATCATGTTTTTCCCAATGTAGACGGTTGTGATGCAGATATTGATGATAATATTTTTATCAGGCTGTCTGCCAGTCAGGTTAAAAGGAAAATGCATAGCTATCAACACCTTTATGCTACGGTACTGTATTGTTTTTACACCCTTCATTGGATTTTGATAAAAGATTTTATTTATGTGAGAAAAAAAGAACTGGCGAATCTCAGAAATCAAAGCCATTCCTGGATGTCTGTTGCAGAGGTTGTCATTTTGAAATTAGCGTATTTCACATACATGTTGATCCTGCCTGTAATTCTTACTGATATTCCGGTACTGACGATTCTAATGGCCTTCCTGGTGATGCATCTCACTATTTCCCTGTTTTTTGTACTGACGCTGATCATTTCTCATTTAAGTCTGGAGACTGATTTTCCAAAAGCTGATGAAAATGGCTATCTCCCTTATGATTATTATGAACATCAGTTAGCCGTATCGCTGGATTATCATCCCACGAGCAGGCTTGCCAACTGGATTTTCGGAGGATTCAACTCCCATGCGGCCCATCATCTTTTCCCGGGCTTGCCTCATACGGTATACACCATTATTACCCCGGCAATAAAGAAAGCTGCGGTAAGAAATAACTTTCCGTATCATGAAAAAAGTATTGTGAACGCTGTTCTTTCCCATTATCAATATCTCAGGAAACTTAGCAAATGA
- the asnS gene encoding asparagine--tRNA ligase translates to MKKQTIKEILKDYKKVLHHDITVYGWVRSFRANRFIALNDGSTINNLQIVVDFENFDEAIIKNISTASSLKVVGEVVESQGAGQSVEIIAKKIIILGDNFTEELQNTILQPKKHSLEKLREQAHLRFRTNLFGAVFRVRHAVSFAVHSFFNQNQFFYINTPVITGADAEGAGEMFGVTNFDLNNMPRTEEGEIDFSQDFFGRKTNLTVSGQLEGETAAMGLGRIYTFGPTFRAENSNTTRHLAEFWMIEPEVAFNNLEDNIDLAEDFLKYVIQYVLDNCKDDLDFLDKRFAEEQKTKPEKERAKEGLIEKLQNVVAKRFKRVSYTEAIEILLNSKENKKGKFAYPVEEWGTDLQSEHERYLVEKHFESPVVLFDYPKEIKAFYMKLNDDNKTVAAMDVLFPGIGEIIGGSEREARLDVLKQKMADMHVDEHELWWYLDTRKFGSVPHAGFGLGLERLVLFVTGMTNIRDVIPFPRTPKSAEF, encoded by the coding sequence ATGAAAAAGCAAACGATCAAAGAAATCCTGAAGGATTACAAGAAAGTATTACATCATGACATTACAGTTTACGGATGGGTAAGATCCTTCCGTGCTAATCGCTTTATTGCGCTTAATGATGGTTCTACGATTAATAATTTGCAGATAGTTGTTGATTTCGAAAATTTTGACGAAGCAATCATCAAGAATATCAGTACGGCTTCTTCCCTGAAAGTGGTAGGAGAAGTAGTGGAAAGCCAGGGAGCAGGACAATCTGTGGAAATTATCGCTAAAAAGATCATTATTTTAGGAGATAACTTCACAGAAGAACTTCAGAACACAATTCTTCAGCCTAAGAAACACAGCCTGGAGAAACTTCGTGAGCAGGCACACTTAAGATTCAGAACCAACCTCTTCGGAGCGGTGTTCAGAGTGCGTCATGCTGTGAGCTTTGCTGTACACTCATTCTTCAACCAAAACCAGTTCTTCTATATCAACACACCTGTGATTACCGGTGCAGATGCAGAAGGAGCAGGAGAAATGTTCGGAGTTACAAACTTTGACCTGAACAACATGCCGAGAACTGAAGAAGGAGAGATTGATTTTTCACAGGATTTCTTCGGAAGAAAAACGAACCTTACCGTTTCAGGTCAGCTGGAGGGAGAAACTGCAGCAATGGGATTGGGAAGAATCTATACTTTCGGACCTACATTCCGTGCTGAGAACTCAAACACAACGAGACACCTTGCAGAATTCTGGATGATTGAGCCGGAAGTGGCATTCAACAACCTTGAAGATAACATCGACCTTGCGGAAGATTTCTTAAAATATGTGATTCAGTATGTATTGGATAACTGTAAAGACGATCTTGACTTCTTAGACAAACGTTTTGCAGAAGAGCAAAAGACAAAACCTGAAAAAGAAAGAGCAAAAGAAGGACTGATAGAAAAACTTCAGAACGTAGTGGCTAAACGTTTCAAACGTGTAAGCTATACAGAAGCTATCGAAATCTTATTGAACTCTAAAGAGAACAAAAAAGGTAAGTTTGCGTATCCGGTAGAAGAATGGGGAACTGATCTTCAGTCTGAGCACGAAAGATATCTTGTGGAAAAACATTTTGAAAGCCCGGTAGTATTATTTGATTACCCGAAAGAGATCAAAGCGTTCTATATGAAACTGAACGATGACAACAAAACCGTTGCAGCTATGGATGTTCTGTTCCCGGGAATCGGTGAGATCATCGGCGGATCAGAAAGAGAAGCAAGATTAGACGTATTAAAACAGAAAATGGCAGATATGCATGTAGATGAGCACGAGCTTTGGTGGTACCTTGATACCAGAAAATTCGGTTCTGTACCGCATGCAGGTTTCGGTTTAGGACTGGAAAGACTTGTTCTTTTCGTAACGGGAATGACGAATATCAGAGACGTAATTCCTTTCCCTAGAACGCCGAAAAGCGCTGAATTCTAG
- a CDS encoding helix-turn-helix domain-containing protein, with product MNSLRNGEYFGETNQIINFEGLTITDTEYTHPYVDWHYHENAYFTFLLQGNMTEGNKRETYGCSAGTLLYHHWEDPHYNIKPDVFTRGFHIEITQNWFERFDIQKNKVEGSFNIKNPAFKLLVHQIFKETKTNDSSFEMAVNQLLLHLFSQLTREREIKDKKPLWVNQIHEILYENIAETLNLTELSKILNIHPVHLSRDFHKYFHCNLGEYFRKLKVTQSMELLHSSSSLTDIALECGFADQSHFIRCFKENIGITPLKYRNLLKNR from the coding sequence ATGAACAGTCTCCGTAACGGCGAATATTTTGGTGAAACCAATCAAATAATCAATTTTGAAGGATTGACCATCACAGATACTGAATACACCCACCCTTATGTGGACTGGCACTATCACGAAAATGCTTATTTTACATTTCTTCTTCAGGGTAATATGACAGAAGGAAACAAAAGGGAAACATACGGATGCTCAGCAGGAACATTATTGTATCATCATTGGGAAGATCCGCACTATAATATTAAACCGGATGTTTTTACCAGAGGCTTCCATATAGAAATCACTCAAAATTGGTTTGAACGGTTTGATATTCAGAAAAACAAAGTTGAAGGAAGTTTCAATATAAAAAATCCGGCCTTCAAATTACTGGTACATCAGATTTTTAAGGAAACGAAAACCAATGACAGTTCTTTCGAAATGGCTGTCAATCAGTTATTATTACATCTTTTCAGTCAATTAACCCGTGAAAGGGAAATCAAAGATAAAAAACCTCTGTGGGTAAACCAGATTCATGAGATCTTATATGAAAACATTGCTGAAACCCTGAACCTGACAGAACTTTCCAAAATACTGAATATTCATCCTGTTCACCTGAGCAGGGATTTCCATAAATATTTCCATTGCAATTTGGGAGAATATTTCCGGAAATTAAAGGTTACCCAATCAATGGAACTTCTCCATTCGTCTTCTTCATTAACGGATATTGCGCTGGAATGTGGTTTTGCAGATCAAAGTCATTTTATCCGGTGCTTCAAAGAAAATATCGGAATTACCCCATTGAAATACAGGAATCTCCTGAAAAACCGCTGA
- a CDS encoding AMP-binding protein: MPLSYVYGTSEVPLLGQTIGGNLKSTVEKYPHQEALVCVHQDYRATYQEFYNQTTAVAKALIFLGAKAGDRIGIWASNRYEWVLLQYATARIGTILVNINPAYRTHELTYVLNQSEVRFIFSALSFKTSNYKEMVEYAKEVCPTLEHEIFFDDNWEDFVNNGQDISDEVLHSFEEHVQFDDPVNIQYTSGTTGFPKGVTLSHHNILNNGYFIGIRLKYTEKDRVCIPVPFYHCFGMVIGNMCCTAHGACMVIPNDSFDPEITLKAVSDEKCTSLYGVPTMFIAELAVKDFDQYDFSSLRTGVMAGSVCPPEIMKKVESLMNIKEMSICYGMTETSPVSTQTLIGTPLEKQVSTVGTVQDHLEIKIVDENGRILKRGEHGELCTRGYSVMLKYWNDHENTKKVLDDARWMHTGDMAVMDKDGYITISGRIKDLIIRGGENISPKEIEDFLYTYTNILDVQIIGVPSEKFGEEVMAWVKVRKGFTITEEELQEYCKGRIAHYKVPKYWKFVDEFPMTISGKIRKVEMREISMKELGLESRA, translated from the coding sequence ATGCCTTTATCATACGTTTATGGGACCTCTGAGGTTCCATTATTAGGACAGACTATTGGTGGAAACCTTAAAAGTACTGTCGAAAAATACCCCCATCAGGAAGCGCTTGTCTGCGTTCACCAGGACTACAGAGCTACTTATCAGGAATTTTACAATCAGACCACTGCAGTTGCCAAAGCCCTAATTTTTTTAGGAGCAAAAGCCGGTGACAGAATCGGAATTTGGGCCTCCAACCGTTATGAATGGGTACTGCTGCAATATGCCACCGCCAGAATAGGAACGATCCTGGTCAACATCAACCCGGCCTACAGAACCCATGAATTGACCTATGTACTCAATCAGTCTGAAGTACGCTTCATTTTTTCTGCTTTAAGCTTTAAAACAAGTAATTACAAGGAAATGGTAGAATATGCTAAAGAAGTATGTCCTACACTTGAACATGAGATTTTCTTTGATGACAACTGGGAAGACTTTGTCAATAACGGACAGGATATTTCGGATGAAGTTTTACACAGCTTCGAGGAACATGTACAGTTTGACGATCCGGTAAACATCCAATATACTTCCGGCACAACCGGATTTCCAAAGGGAGTGACACTCTCCCATCATAATATCCTGAACAACGGCTATTTTATTGGGATCAGGTTAAAATATACAGAGAAAGACCGTGTCTGTATCCCCGTTCCTTTTTACCACTGTTTTGGAATGGTCATCGGCAATATGTGCTGTACCGCTCACGGAGCCTGTATGGTAATTCCCAATGACAGCTTTGATCCGGAAATAACTTTAAAAGCAGTTTCTGATGAAAAATGTACTTCATTGTACGGCGTACCTACGATGTTCATTGCGGAGCTGGCTGTAAAAGATTTCGATCAATATGATTTTTCAAGCTTAAGAACAGGAGTAATGGCAGGCTCAGTATGCCCTCCTGAAATTATGAAGAAAGTAGAAAGCCTGATGAACATTAAGGAAATGAGCATCTGCTATGGAATGACAGAAACGTCTCCCGTATCTACACAGACGCTGATCGGAACTCCACTGGAAAAGCAGGTCAGCACCGTAGGAACCGTTCAGGATCATCTGGAAATAAAGATCGTGGATGAAAACGGAAGAATCCTTAAACGTGGGGAACATGGGGAACTCTGTACCAGAGGATATTCCGTCATGCTGAAATACTGGAATGACCATGAAAACACCAAAAAGGTATTGGATGACGCACGTTGGATGCATACCGGGGATATGGCCGTAATGGATAAAGACGGGTATATTACCATTTCGGGAAGAATCAAGGACCTTATTATACGGGGTGGAGAAAATATATCCCCAAAAGAAATTGAAGACTTTTTATATACGTATACCAACATTCTGGATGTTCAGATCATCGGTGTTCCCAGTGAGAAATTTGGGGAGGAGGTTATGGCCTGGGTAAAAGTGAGAAAAGGATTTACAATCACCGAAGAAGAACTCCAGGAATACTGTAAAGGAAGAATTGCCCACTATAAGGTCCCGAAATACTGGAAGTTTGTGGATGAATTCCCAATGACCATTTCCGGAAAAATAAGGAAGGTGGAAATGAGGGAAATTTCGATGAAGGAACTGGGGTTGGAAAGCAGAGCTTAA
- the rpoN gene encoding RNA polymerase factor sigma-54 gives MLKQHLQLKLGQKLAPQQIQLMKLIQLHTLEFEEELERELEENPALEIAKEDSKEDEYSSLEDAYQDEGTESIETDFDVNEYLYDDEPSYKTASSNYSPDDEEFDNESLLTEGQSLYDYLMEQIHLVNINEEDLKIAEYLIGNLDTDGYLRREIKSIVDDLAFSQGVYTTKEKVEDILENYIQKLDPPGVGARGLQECLLLQIEKKVSSDKAVSLAANILRHQFDALTNKHYNKIIQKYDIEEDDLKDALDEISKLSPKVGGNFDTQTITINQEIIPDFVIQVKDGQVIPMLNSKNAPTLRVSEEYKDILSTYSHDKNSSEHKQAALFIKQKLDAAKWYIDAINQRQNTLLQTITAIVKFQKDYFITGDEKSLKPMILKDVADITGFDISTISRVVKSKYADTPNGIVYLKDLFSDSLTNDDGEEVSTKEIKTHLQEVISKENKRKPLTDDALVVILKEQGYNIARRTIAKYREQLNIPVARLRKEL, from the coding sequence ATGCTTAAACAACACTTACAACTCAAATTAGGGCAGAAGCTGGCCCCTCAGCAGATCCAGTTGATGAAGCTTATTCAGCTTCATACTCTTGAATTTGAAGAGGAGTTGGAGCGAGAGTTAGAGGAAAACCCTGCTTTGGAAATTGCGAAAGAGGATTCTAAGGAGGATGAATATTCTTCTTTGGAAGACGCTTATCAGGATGAGGGTACGGAAAGCATTGAAACAGATTTTGACGTCAATGAATATCTTTATGACGACGAACCAAGCTATAAAACCGCATCCAGCAACTATTCTCCGGATGATGAAGAATTTGATAATGAGAGCCTTCTGACGGAAGGACAGTCATTGTACGATTATCTGATGGAACAGATTCATCTGGTAAACATCAATGAAGAGGACCTGAAAATTGCAGAATACCTTATCGGGAATCTGGATACGGATGGATATTTAAGAAGAGAGATTAAATCTATCGTGGATGATCTTGCTTTCTCCCAGGGCGTGTATACCACCAAAGAAAAAGTAGAAGATATCCTTGAAAACTATATTCAGAAGCTTGATCCGCCGGGAGTAGGAGCAAGAGGCCTTCAGGAATGCCTGCTGCTGCAGATCGAAAAGAAGGTCAGTTCAGATAAAGCGGTTTCTTTAGCCGCAAATATTTTAAGACATCAGTTTGATGCCTTGACAAACAAGCACTATAATAAGATCATTCAGAAGTATGATATTGAAGAAGATGATCTGAAAGATGCGTTGGATGAAATTTCCAAGCTTTCTCCTAAAGTAGGAGGGAATTTTGATACCCAGACGATCACCATCAACCAGGAGATTATTCCGGATTTTGTGATTCAGGTAAAAGATGGCCAGGTAATTCCTATGCTTAACAGCAAAAATGCTCCCACATTAAGAGTTTCTGAGGAATACAAAGATATTCTGTCTACCTATTCTCACGATAAAAATTCATCAGAGCATAAACAGGCAGCATTATTCATCAAACAGAAACTGGATGCCGCAAAGTGGTATATTGATGCCATCAACCAGCGCCAGAATACCCTGTTGCAGACGATTACCGCTATTGTGAAATTCCAGAAGGATTATTTCATTACAGGGGATGAAAAGTCTCTGAAGCCGATGATTCTGAAAGATGTTGCTGATATTACAGGTTTTGATATCTCTACGATCTCAAGGGTGGTAAAAAGTAAATATGCCGATACTCCTAATGGTATCGTCTACCTTAAAGACCTGTTCTCAGACAGCCTGACCAACGATGACGGGGAAGAAGTTTCTACGAAAGAGATTAAAACCCATCTTCAGGAGGTTATCAGTAAAGAGAACAAGAGAAAGCCACTAACGGATGACGCTCTGGTAGTGATCTTAAAAGAACAGGGCTATAATATTGCGAGACGGACGATTGCAAAATATCGGGAGCAGCTCAATATTCCTGTAGCAAGGTTAAGAAAAGAACTTTAA